A region from the Linepithema humile isolate Giens D197 chromosome 1, Lhum_UNIL_v1.0, whole genome shotgun sequence genome encodes:
- the LOC136997640 gene encoding uncharacterized protein, with protein MVPTCERFEHERIRCTECNREFFNRACLERHRAQKSYDGHSLQSVCSVIRFCGECGRVIERKKQHECGAAFCFTCRSHQPLNHYCCMMPINRASSSIVGRSSEEHFEDQNEDEHESKTENRSAFVFYDFETRQDETLRGTANVKIHVPTLCVAQQICESCAEIEDMSVRCRWCGIREFTFRHDPVKEFVNFATRPTTYFKKIICIAHNAKSFDAQFILRYLVESGISTEPRVILSGTKIIVLTVGNTKFIDSVNYMPMRLSELPKAFGLANTLDKGVFPHLFNTLDNQFYVGPLPGVEYYSPETMNTKEREQFLAWHDELTRANYIFDFQLEISRYCRNDVDILRRACMAFRKIFLRRGKVCPFEECTTIASTCMRVFRKNFLRESEIGIIPPGGYRHANTQSRKALRWLVWMERELGHPIIHAGRTREYRVLDGTLVDGYYESLENGVTRHHVFQFHGCFWHGCPSCFRINRDSNLSVNSERRDTIDLRYEHTVATTYRLRKRGYTVTEKWECDFDRAMAVNSVMREYLQHHRMVENEPLNPRDAFYGGRTGNVATRYEITGTEKIRYIDVCSLYPYVLKTGTFPIGHPTVYVGEECSVLIGEGPNYNFDSVEGLVRCKVLAPRDLFHPVLPYRVRGKLLFALCRSCCETFSREDCTHRPSEREFTGTWVSCELRKALEKGYFVSEVSEIWQYNATRYDHGTRQGGLFAEYINTFLKLKQEASGWPSECTDDEAKERYLRDYEETEGIVLESNNIAKNSGLRSVAKLCLNSFWGKFGQRPNLTNTEIVKTQQRLASLLTSPKHEITEILPVNEDAMYVSWRLREEADVPSPLTNVVLAAYTTALARLVLYKYLERLDRRVLYYDTDSCIYVSSDDPSEYEPRTGNFLGDMTNELESYGSGSYIEAFVSGGPKFYAYVVRTPEGLTHEVCKVKGITLNFANSCLVNFNSIRELILQKEREGREEESEEEEEEEEGKSHRTSINLRFRAIRRTAFHELITRDEVKACTPVLLKRRFINSRCSVPYGYAIR; from the coding sequence ATGGTTCCAACTTGCGAGAGATTCGAACATGAGCGAATACGCTGCACGGAATGTAATCgcgaattttttaatcgcgcGTGCCTCGAGCGTCATCGCGCGCAAAAATCGTACGACGGGCATTCGCTTCAAAGCGTTTGTAGCGTTATACGATTTTGCGGCGAGTGCGGTCGTGTAATCGAACGAAAGAAACAGCACGAATGCGGCGCGGCTTTCTGTTTCACGTGTCGTTCTCACCAACCGCTAAATCATTATTGCTGCATGATGCCGATCAATCGAGCTTCGAGTAGCATCGTGGGTCGCTCTTCGGAAGAGCATTTCGAAGATCAAAATGAGGATGAACACGAGTCGAAAACAGAAAACCGCTCCGCATTCGTGTTTTACGATTTCGAAACACGACAGGATGAAACGCTTCGAGGTACCGctaatgtaaaaattcacgTGCCCACTCTCTGCGTCGCGCAGCAGATTTGCGAATCGTGCGCGGAAATAGAAGATATGTCGGTGCGGTGTCGTTGGTGCGGTATCCGCGAATTTACATTTCGTCACGATCCTgttaaagaatttgtaaatttcgcgACGCGTCCGacgacatattttaaaaaaataatttgtattgctCATAACGCAAAATCGTTCGACGCGCAATTTATCCTCCGATATTTAGTAGAAAGCGGTATTTCGACAGAACCTCGTGTAATTTTGAGCGGTACTAAAATCATAGTACTAACGGTAGGAAATACGAAATTTATCGACAGTGTTAATTATATGCCGATGCGGTTATCCGAATTACCAAAGGCTTTCGGGCTGGCGAATACTTTGGATAAAGGCGTCTTTCCGCATTTATTTAACACGCTCGATAATCAATTCTATGTAGGACCGTTGCCGGGCGTCGAGTATTACTCTCCGGAAACTATGAATACGAAAGAACGCGAACAGTTTTTAGCATGGCACGACGAGTTAACCCGggcgaattatatttttgattttcaacTCGAGATATCGCGCTATTGTCGCAACGACGTGGATATTCTTAGACGAGCGTGCATGGCTTTTAGGAAAATTTTCCTGAGGCGCGGAAAAGTGTGCCCGTTCGAGGAATGTACAACAATCGCTTCCACGTGTATGAgggtttttagaaaaaactttctGCGTGAAAGCGAGATTGGTATAATTCCACCGGGTGGGTACAGACACGCGAATACGCAATCGCGCAAAGCACTGCGTTGGCTGGTGTGGATGGAGCGAGAGCTCGGACATCCTATTATTCACGCAGGGCGTACCCGCGAATATCGCGTACTCGACGGCACACTCGTCGACGGATATTACGAATCGTTAGAAAACGGCGTAACGCGACATCACGTGTTTCAATTTCACGGATGTTTTTGGCACGGTTGCCCGTCGTGCTTTAGAATCAACCGCGACAGTAACCTCTCCGTAAACAGTGAACGTAGGGATACGATCGATTTGCGTTATGAGCATACAGTCGCAACGACATATCGTCTTAGAAAACGCGGATACACGGTGACGGAGAAATGGGAGTGCGATTTCGATCGTGCGATGGCTGTAAATAGCGTAATGCGGGAATATTTACAGCACCATCGAATGGTTGAAAACGAACCGCTCAATCCGCGCGATGCGTTTTACGGCGGCCGTACGGGGAATGTCGCGACTCGATATGAAATTACGGGTACAGAGAAGATACGATACATCGATGTATGTTCTCTGTATCCGTATGTTTTAAAAACGGGTACTTTTCCGATCGGACATCCCACGGTGTATGTCGGGGAGGAATGTTCGGTGCTAATCGGAGAAGGCCCGAATTACAATTTCGACTCCGTCGAAGGCCTCGTACGTTGCAAAGTACTCGCACCGCGCGATCTCTTTCACCCCGTGTTACCGTATCGCGTACGCGGAAAATTGTTATTCGCGTTGTGCCGCAGTTGCTGCGAAACATTTTCACGCGAAGATTGTACACACAGGCCTTCCGAACGTGAATTTACGGGTACATGGGTATCGTGCGAATTGCGCAAAGCGCTTGAAAAAGGTTATTTCGTGTCGGAGGTTAGCGAGATTTGGCAGTACAACGCAACACGCTACGATCACGGTACGCGGCAGGGTGGGTTATTCgccgaatatattaatacatttttaaaattaaaacaagaagCCAGCGGGTGGCCGAGTGAATGTACCGATGACGAGGCTAAAGAACGATATCTTCGCGATTACGAGGAAACCGAAGGTATCGTTCTCGAAAGTAACAATATCGCGAAAAATTCGGGATTACGTTCGGTCGCGAAGTTgtgtttaaattctttttggggGAAATTCGGCCAACGACCCAACCTAACGAATACCGAAATCGTAAAAACTCAGCAACGATTAGCGAGTTTGCTCACAAGCCCCAAACATGAAATAACCGAAATACTGCCGGTAAACGAAGATGCGATGTATGTTTCATGGCGACTGCGGGAAGAGGCCGACGTTCCCTCGCCTCTTACCAACGTCGTTTTAGCGGCGTACACGACGGCACTAGCGCGATTagtgttgtataaatatttagaacgcTTAGATCgacgcgttttatattacgatacCGATTCTTGCATTTATGTAAGCAGCGATGATCCTTCCGAATACGAGCCGCGTACGGGTAATTTTTTGGGCGATATGACGAACGAACTCGAAAGCTATGGGTCCGGTAGTTACATCGAGGCGTTTGTATCCGGTGGCCCGAAATTTTATGCTTACGTTGTTCGCACACCGGAAGGACTCACGCACGAAGTTTGCAAAGTAAAGGGTATAACCCTAAACTTTGCAAACTCATGCTTagtcaattttaatagtataagagaattaatattgcaaaaagagCGAGAGGGACGAGAAGAGGAaagtgaagaagaagaagaagaagaagaaggaaagtCACATAGAACATCGATAAATCTACGTTTCAGAGCAATTCGGCGTACGGCTTTTCACGAGTTAATAACTCGCGACGAAGTGAAAGCTTGTACTCCTGTGCTATTGAAACGTAGATTTATCAATAGTCGTTGTTCCGTTCCTTACGGTTACGcgattcgataa